Proteins from a single region of Trichomycterus rosablanca isolate fTriRos1 chromosome 16, fTriRos1.hap1, whole genome shotgun sequence:
- the LOC134330050 gene encoding protein NipSnap homolog 2-like, with amino-acid sequence MATRVLQSLGKGLHQAGTGLRSRQQVALTIRSLSASSNLHREDSWFKSLFVRKVDPRKDAHSHLLAKEEAQNLYKIQFHNVKPECLDEYNKLCEQVLPSIHADPNYPCELVGTWNTWYGEQDQAVHLWRYRGGYPALTEVMNKLRKNKEFMEYRENRGRMLLSRRNQLLLEFSFWNEPVPRDGPNIYELRSYQLRPGTMIEWGNYWARAIELRQQNNEAVGGFFSQIGSLYMVHHLWAYKDLQSREQTRNAAWQHEGWDEIVYYTVPLIQHMESRIMIPMKSSPLK; translated from the exons ATGGCGACCAGAGTCCTTCAGAGCCTGGGGAAGggcctgcaccaggctgggacaGGACTACGGTCCAGACAGCAGGTGGCTTTAACTATCAG GAGTCTGTCTGCATCTTCGAACCTACACCGTGAAGACAGCTGGTTCAAATCTCTCTTTGTAAGAAAAGTTGACCCCAGGAAAGATGCACACTCTCACCTGCTGGCCAAAGAAGAAGCTCAAAACCTGTACAAAATTCAGT TTCACAATGTCAAGCCAGAGTGCCTTGATGAATATAACAAACTTTG TGAACAAGTCTTACCATCTATCCATGCTGACCCTAATTATCCATGTGAGCTGGTGGGCACCTGGAACACGTGGTATGGGGAGCAGGATCAAGCAG TGCATTTGTGGCGATACAGAGGAGGCTACCCTGCCCTGACTGAGGTCATGAACAAACTTAGAAAGAACAAG GAATTTATGGAGTACAGAGAAAACCGAGGAAGAATGCTGCTGTCCCGTAGAAACCAGTTGCTCTTGGAGTTCAGCTTCTGGAACGAGCCTGTGCCCAGAGACGGACCTAACATATACGAGCTCAGATCCTATCAACTCAGG cCTGGAACCATGATTGAATGGGGAAATTACTG GGCCCGGGCTATTGAGCTTCGGCAGCAGAACAACGAGGCTGTAGGAGGCTTCTTCTCACAGATCGGAAGTTTGTACATGGTACATCATCTATGGG CTTACAAAGACTTGCAGTCAAGAGAGCAAACAAGAAATGCAGCTTGGCAGCATGAAGGTTGGGATGAAATCGTCTACTACACAG ttCCTCTGATTCAGCACATGGAATCGAGAATAATGATTCCCATGAAGAGTTCGCCTTTGAAGTAG
- the cct6a gene encoding T-complex protein 1 subunit zeta, which produces MTAVKALNPKAEVARAQAALAVNISAARGLQDVLKSNLGPKGTMKMLVSGAGDIKLTKDGNVLLHEMQIQHPTASLIAKVATAQDDITGDGTTSNVLIIGELLKQADLYISEGLHPRIIAEGFEAAKDKALQVLEEVKVTKEIDREILVNVARTSLRTKVHTELADLLTEAVVDAVLAIKKPNEPIDLYMVEIMEMKHKTDSDTQLIRGLVLDHGARHPDMKKRVEDAYVLTCNVSLEYEKTEVNSGFFYKSAGEREKLVKAERKFIEERVRKIIELKNKVCADNNKGFVVINQKGIDPFSLDALAKEGIVALRRAKRRNMERLTLACGGVAMNSVDDLTPECLGYAGLVYEHTLGEEKYTFIEKCGNPRSVTLLIKGPNKHTLTQIKDAVRDGLRAVKNAIEDGSVVPGAGAFEVAVADALVKHKPKVKGRAQLGVQAFADALLIIPKVLAQNSGYDPQETLVKLQTELKVSAQLIGVDLSTGEPMLAAEAGVWDNYSVKKQLLHSCTVIASNILLVDEIMRAGMSSLKG; this is translated from the exons ATGACTGCAGTAAAAGCACTAAATCCGAAAGCAGAGGTGGCCAGAGCTCAGGCTGCCCTCGCTGTGAACATTAGCGCCGCTCGGGGACTTCAAGATGTGCTCAAGAGTAACCTCGGACCTAAAGGAACCATGAAAAT GCTGGTATCCGGCGCTGGAGACATAAAGCTAACTAAGGATGGCAATGTTTTGCTGCATGAGATG CAAATTCAGCATCCAACTGCCTCCTTGATTGCTAAAGTAGCCACAGCCCAGGATGACATTACTGGAGATGGTACCACATCCAACGTGCTCATTATTGGCGAGTTGCTGAAACAGGCTGATCTTTATATCAGTGAG GGTCTCCACCCCAGGATCATTGCTGAGGGCTTTGAAGCTGCTAAAGACAAGGCACTCCAGGTGCTGGAAGAGGTGAAGGTTACCAAGGAGATAGACCGTGAGATTCTGGTCAATGTGGCCAGGACCTCACTGAGAACCAAAGTCCACACAGAGCTTGCTGACCTGCTAACAGAG GCTGTGGTGGATGCAGTGTTGGCCATAAAGAAACCTAACGAACCCATTGATCTTTATATGGTGGAGATTATGGAAATGAAGCACAAAACGGACAGTGATACACA ATTGATCAGAGGTCTGGTGTTGGACCATGGTGCCAGACATCCTGACATGAAGAAAAGAGTGGAAGATGCTTACGTTCTGACCTGCAATGTCTCTTTGGAATACGAAAAAAC TGAGGTGAATTCTGGCTTCTTTTACAAGAGTGCCGGTGAAAGAGAGAAGCTGGTGAAGGCTGAAAGGAAGTTCATTGAGGAGCGTGTGCGCAAAATCATTGAGCTGAAGAACAAAGTCTGCGCTGACAATAACAAGGGCTTTGTGGTCATCAACCAAAAG GGCATCGATCCATTCTCCCTAGATGCTCTGGCCAAAGAAGGCATTGTGGCCCTGCGTCGGGCAAAGAGGAGGAACATGGAAAG ACTGACCTTGGCCTGTGGTGGGGTTGCGATGAACTCTGTGGATGATCTTACTCCTGAATGCCTGGGCTATGCTGGTCTCGTCTATGAACACACACTG GGAGAGGAGAAGTACACGTTCATTGAGAAGTGTGGAAACCCACGCTCAGTTACACTGCTGATTAAAGGgcccaacaaacacacactgacacagatTAAAGACGCTGTGAGAGATGGTCTGCGCGCAGTCAAAAACGCCATTGAAGATG GTTCTGTTGTACCAGGAGCAGGAGCTTTTGAGGTGGCTGTGGCAGATGCTCTGGTGAAACATAAACCAAAAGTGAAAGGCCGGGCGCAGCTGGGTGTGCAAGCGTTTGCTGATGCTCTGCTCATCATTCCAAAG GTCCTGGCCCAGAATTCAGGCTACGATCCACAGGAGACACTTGTGAAACTGCAGACTGAATTGAAAGTGTCAGCACAGCTCATCGGTGTGGACCTGAGCACAG GTGAGCCTATGTTAGCTGCAGAGGCTGGTGTTTGGGATAACTACAGCGTTAAAAAGCAGCTGCTTCACTCatg CACTGTAATCGCTAGCAACATTCTGCTAGTAGACGAGATCATGAGAGCCGGAATGTCCTCCCTCAAAGGCTAA